The Glycine soja cultivar W05 chromosome 6, ASM419377v2, whole genome shotgun sequence genome has a window encoding:
- the LOC114415856 gene encoding putative RING-H2 finger protein ATL61, whose protein sequence is MEIVISLIILFMGIAILMVIHVCVVGRAFTGNNSNNEEEFTHRSISAMKRMFGGNKVGNLKNLPCFEYEEKACKEKGCCGLVDCAVCLENFKIGDVCRLLPNCGHSFHVQCIDSWILQTPVCPICRTWVHSPVVMREQSAVSENVEISTA, encoded by the coding sequence ATGGAAATTGTGATTTCCTTGATCATACTCTTTATGGGGATAGCAATTTTGATGGTCATCCATGTCTGCGTCGTGGGGAGGGCCTTCACAGGGAATAACAGCAACAACGAAGAAGAATTTACTCATCGCAGCATCAGTGCCATGAAGAGAATGTTTGGCGGCAACAAGGTTGGTAACCTGAAAAACCTTCCTTGCTTTGAGTACGAGGAGAAAGCATGTAAAGAGAAAGGGTGTTGTGGCCTTGTGGATTGTGCTGTTTGCTTGGAGAATTTTAAGATTGGTGATGTGTGCAGGTTGTTACCCAATTGCGGCCACAGCTTCCATGTACAGTGTATAGATTCGTGGATTCTGCAAACACCCGTTTGTCCCATTTGTAGAACATGGGTTCATTCACCAGTTGTGATGAGGGAACAAAGTGCTGTTTCTGAAAATGTAGAAATATCGACTGCATAG